The DNA window GTATTctccttttccttttcttttgttATTGTGTAATGTTTCTCATATTGCTCTACGGTTGCCTGGTAATATTCATAATTGAAATCGTTACTTTGCTTATCGAACATGAATGAAAATCCACACTGACTCGTATAAGCTTGGCCCGTGTTCCTATTTTATCCTCGTATGATCGTGATTTTGCTGTGCAAAGAATGGAAATTGTCAGTACTAACAATTTTCTTTGTCTCTTTAATGGAAACTAGCTCTGTTCTGCTTTAGAAACAGCAAACAAATTGGTCGAGTCCACCAACTCAGGTGTCACTTTATTCACAGAAAAAGTTGTCGCGCTCGAGCAAATTGTTAAGAGGCGTGATTCTGCCATAGCAGATGCCCAAGCTATCCAAGGTTCTCTTAAATTTTAGAGGATCCCCACTTCtttatttctttgtttttttttttgggaccCGTTTAGTACTTTGGGCCTATCTTGATGTCAAATTTGACACCAGTTTCGTTCCCAGTCGATATATTGTGAGACGTGCAAACACCATGGGAAGCATGGTGTGATTAGCTATCAAAGGGGGGAAAAATATTGACCTGTACCGTTGAGCTTTAGTTTGTCTCTAGTTGTTAGCCTTGACAAAAATTGTCTAGCTGTGAAGTGCTCCATTCAGGAGTGGTCCAAACATAGGGTTGATGAGATCTTTGCACATCATGTAATAAATTAACTTATTTTTTCATCTCTAATTGATTTGTATCCCCACCAAATTAGAGACACGAATTCAATCCTATAAATGTAGCTGAAAATAGTTGAACGAAGATACAACTATTGTTTGGTTTAGCTACAGTGCTACAAACCAATAATGTTGCCCATTTTCTTGCAAAATTTGCTTACTCTTGTGTTCATCTTGTTGTTTGGAAAGATATTGGATTTCCTTCTTGATTAAAAGAAGTTGTATTATCTGGCCTTCATGTcagtaatttaaaatttattttcctccaaaaaaaaaaattagttcatacttTTATTGTAActcgaaaaatttgatttttttgttaaaattatCATATATAATATCTTATACATCCCTGGTACTAAAGCATGATAAATTAtgaattatttgaaattttaagattaaattaagattttttttgttattttatattttatttataggcgaaaaaatttaaaatataagaaaatttaaatataaggaAGATTTTATCAAgtaataaatgaaaaaaaattaggtgggtcggatatatatatatatatatatatatatatatatatatatatatatatatatatatatatatatatatatattacgcTGGTTGGATAGCTTCATAAATTAGGGTCAGGGATAATTTCTATTAAAATAGGCAATGATATAACTTCATCCAAATAGCTATTATGattttgagtgagtctcatgtgagaccgtctcacggatcataatctgtgagacgggtcaaccttacccatattcacaataaaaaataatactcttagcataaaaagtaatattttttcatgggtgacccaaataagagatccgtctcacaaatacgacccgtgaaactgtctcacacaagtttttgcctatgaTTTTATACAAATTAAGAATATTATTGGTAAAACAAGTTTTAGTGATAAATTTATCATTTTACActtatttaatgattttttaatataatataaaaacttGTTGGaagtaaataattaaatttaacatttatatTTAAGACGGAGTACATACTATATAGTAATTTCAGAAGTTAAACGTAATAAGCATCCTGTCTCTGGTTTAGATCAATTGTGCTGTGCAAATTTTGATTGCCgcatatttttcaaataaattctaaaaattgtttaatacaaatataatttattattttcccaatataaatatatattatccaggcgcaaaaaaaaataaaataagggCTTGCGGTTGGGGGATATTTGGGAAAATAGACTTGgtcaaacttttttttaaaaaaataatcctCTCATGTAATGAACAAATACACTAGgctattttttcaaaaaaaagttTCACCAGGGTTATAAAACAAAACAGCCCTTGCGGTTGGTGGCCTGAGCTGACCTATTAGTTATTGTTATCAGGCAGACTATGTTTCGTTATAACattaaattagtatttttaagTACTTCAATTAGCTATAAACCAAACAACTAGCtgtcaaaatttaaaatttaggtAATATATATCGTCTAATTTTAGTAGCTAAGTTGGTTCATTGACTGCCGATGCTGATCTTAAAactagattttaaaaaaaaaaatgtattaataatttcttaattaaatcCATAATGTACGTAGGACATCATGTGATGCTTGTATATATATCCTTGATCATCCAAAGATATATTGATCGACTCACACATCTAAATTATTGAATTTGATCATAAGGTATTGAAATTAAAACAAGGTATGGAGAAGCAAGTCCGTGATATTTACTACAAACATGGAAAGGATGAAGATGACGAAGCATTTGTTGAGTGCCTGGTTGCATGTGGATCCCATATCCTCCAATCTGTTTTGATGGCTTCTATCCAACTCGACTTATTCGATATCATCGGAAAGTCCGGTGATGGGGCTCACGTATCGGCTTTTGAGATCGCTTCTCAGCTTCAAGCACGTAATGTCGAGGGAGCAGTCGGCGTGCTCGACTCCATGCTTCGGGTGCTGGTCACTCAGTCTTTCCTTACTTGTTCGACTATTGATCATGCTTCTACAACTGAATTACGTTATGGACTTGCGCCAAAAGGGAAGTTCTTTGTTTCAGATGAGAGAGGGGTCTCATTGGCACAGTTTTATGCCCTAGCAAGCCAACGGGAATCAAGCAATCCGTCGTAAGTGATGTTTATTGTTCTCGTTTTGAAGGCTATGTTCTGCAAATTAACCTTCTTCGGctctttgttttgttttgtctaTTTTTCCCACTAAAACATTAAACCTAAATAGCCATAAACAAGAACATGTTGATTGATCTCTTGCAGCATTGGATTAAAAGATGCGGTTCTCCAAGGTGGATTTCTTTTGGAAAATGCCCAGACGTTTTTTGAACTCTTAGCCTCAAACCCTCAGTCCAACAAGATATTCAACGACGCAATGGGATGTGTGTCTACTCCAACTATGAAACAGATTCTTAAAGTATACAATGGTTTCGAGGGATTGCACACAATAGTGGACGTGGGTGGTGGTAACGGTGCAACTCTAGATATGATTATTTCTATGCACTCTTCGATTAGTGGCATTAACTTGGATTCTCCAGAGGTCATACGAACTGCCCCAAACTCTAAAGGTATATATATCTAAGCATTAAtgattttcttttcatgttaaatttattaGTTATCAGCTGATAAAAAATATCTGTTAGTttgtctttttctttttccGATTGTTTTCAATTAGTGCCTCATATCCGTGCATCAATATTCGTGTGACGGAGCGACTTTAGGGTTTGAAAATATCTAATGATTAAATTCGAGGAAATAATTTCAAACTACTCTATGTTTTTaggaatttgaaattattattattattattattattattattattattattattaaaaataaaaaatgaaaaaagagggATTTCAAGAATATGATCATTAATTGTATAATTGTATGTTATAATGTTAATATGCAGGAGTGAAACACGTCGGCGGAGATATGTTCGTTGAAGTGCCAAAGGGAGATGCAATTATATTGAAGGTACtgcaatatttatttaattagttaaGTACTTTTGCTTttgttatttaaataatatatatagttgataatatatatatatatatatatatatatatatatatagtaatactttgataatttaattttggCATGCATGCATGCAGTCGGTGCTGCACGATTGGGTTGCTGAACGATGTGTGAAACTTCTGAAAAATTGCTACAAAGCATTGCCAAAGAAAGGAAAGGTGATCGTCATAGAAAGTATTCTTCCTGATCAAATCCCACAAACTGATGTTTATTCACGATATGTGTCTCTGCTGAACGTCTTCATGCTATCAATGAATGGAAAAGAAAGAACCAAGGGCGAGTACGAGGCCATGGCGACGCAAGCCGGATTTGCCGAGTTCAAGGTTGTTTGTCGTGCCTACGGATCATGGGTTATGGAACTTGTTAAACTCTAAGTGCGTGCATGTATGATCGATCATCtgctgaattatttttaaagtaTGAGATAATTAATAAACTGATTATTAGCATGTGCTTTTATATATTCTGCAGTATCACTCTAGAACTACCATgtctttaaaaaataaaaatacgttTCATTCTTAATttcaaaacacacacacacacacacacatatatatattttgaacaaACGTAAAAGAAATGAAACATAAATAATTGGGCGATGCAgagaatattaattaattagaacATCAACATTTAACGTTAACTTTTTATCCCAAAAATCCAAATATTTGAAAGggaaaaataataatggatATGCTCCGGATCAAACGACCTTTACGAGGGGTCGTGGCATGATCGTGGTAAGCAAGGTCATGGCATTTATAGTTTCACAAACAGTGATACCAAATGTGGCGAATGGAGTGGTGGCAATATTAAGACTCCACTCCCCCCTTCGGCCAATGCAGTCCTTCGAGCAGTTCAAGTGAGACAGATCCCAATTCATAATGCTTGGGGGGGCAATAATTGGCTTTGCTCCATTGTGTGACTGCTCATAAGGCACAGCGCCTGCAATGTAACATTTGGACtagtaatttaaaatatttgaattgcaACTTAATCAAACAAGTTGGTGCAATAATTAGAAGTGGGATCTTGGTGAGCAACCATTGTCCCTAACTTCATGTGCAGCTGGCTATATTTGGCACAACGATTGGAGGGTGATGCTTTAGCTTTTGtgtgttaaaatatttttggatTTACTGAGAAGACTATCCATCACCCCTTTAGGTTTTTTTCCCTGCACGATCCCTTGGTTTCACATCTTTATACCTCTGCAGGCTGCTCGAAAAAACACAGAAATTGCAATTCACCTTCCACGTGTGGATGAACAAGCGAACAACGCGGTGACAGCTGCAAACAAGGCAGCCACAGCAGCTAGTAAACTTCTCATGGCACATGAGTATGAAACCAGCCGTGATCTGATCTTCCAAACAAGGTTCTGGTATTATGTTTTATGTTCTAAGGTTGAATGCCATGAGACAGGTACTAAAATTAAAAGGCATTTTCcaatataaattgaaaattaaaatttgaataactGGTTTATcgcaaaatataaataaattagaatGAAAAAATTTTCTATCGAACTGAACAACATAAAAAAATGCAACTGAACAGTTTCTCCACGATgggttttttctttttttaccaTTTTCTTTTCGTTGATGTCGATGACTTTACCATTTGTTTGGTTGACAGTGAATACCAGCACGAAAGCCTTCCGCGTATGCTGTGTTCTTGAATATCGTCTGCAATAATGAAAAAAAGAAGGTAATAGCTTTAACGAAATCTATTTTGAGGTTGCGGAAATGCCAACAAAACCAGAACAGAAACTTAAGAGGCTATGTTTGGATTTCGTTTGAACATAAAAGGAGAACTTGCAAGAAAATAAGATATCATTCgtgattttataaaaatttatactCACAGAAATGAACTTCAACTGAGCACCGAGTTGTTTTCTCATATGGTTTGATATTGTAACAGAAAGTTGTTCCTCATCCTTCTCTGTCTGCTGTTTAATCTGTTGGGTAAAATTAAATGAGATTGAAAGCCATGTCTAAGAGGTAATAGGCACATCGTTTATAATAGATACAAACCCCGGAAAGAGCTGTGGACACAGTCTTCTCCAAGATTTCCTCGACAAATTTGTCGGGGTCCGCAAAAGCTATGGGCAAATTGGCAGCTGCACGTGATTTCTCCTTTTCCGATGCATCAAATGATTTTACAACTTTTGGTATTGATCAAAGATATGCACATTAATTCGAGTTCAATCCATCATAAAACACTATGATTTTCACATGTTGATGTGAAAATAATCCTTTAGAAACATCTCCCCTGCGTCATTACTTCTCCCATCACCAAGCCACATTTTCTCCCGAAAATAATCCTTTAGAAACATAGACTCCGCGTCCAAATTCTCATCTTCCCCGAAATACTCATCCAGCTTATTCCCAATCTCACTCTCTTCCTCTTCTTCCTCAGCATCGTCACCTTCTTTAACTCTAAAAAAATCTCCGTCCTCTTCTTCATGATTATTCCCCTCCTCGATGGCCTTCAATATATCTCTCGTGAACTCCTCCTGTTCTTCATTATAAGTCTTCACTTTATTGCCATTATTTTTACCCTTGCTGACCATTTGATCATCCTGTTCGTCATCAAATTCAGGGCCAGTCTCAATTAACTGCTTAGATATAACATCTTTCAAATACATCGGCTTCTTACCTTTTCTACCATCACCAGTACCCCCCTTTCTCCTCTCATTACCAATGTCACTCTCATTTTCGGAATTAGACTCAGAATCAGAATAGAACAACTTCGCATCCTTATCCTTCAAGACAGGGTCTTGATTTTTAACCTTAATCAACGCATCGAAAAAATCGAAGTCCTTATTCTTACTTGGTTTGAGAGAAAAAGCCTCATCCGAAAACGAAGAATCTTCAGAGTCTGAGCCAGAAACGCCGACCCGGCCGTTCTTTCTGAGCTCCTCGAACCTCTGCAAATCCTCACGCTTCTTGTTGTACTCGTAGCGCTTGGCGAATTCGTGGTCAATCTGAATCTTCGACAGCTCATTGTTTTCGGATTCATCGCCGTCGAAGAGCTTCATATTATTCGTTGATTACAAGTCTTAAATCTCCCAGTTGAAAGAGGTCGAAAACGAAAAATTAGGTTAACTGATCTGCAAGATGGAAACAATGCTCGCATGTGGGCACTGCTACGATCTCGGGCCGATTTGGATCCGAATAATATAAATTGTTATTATATTtatcaaagaaaaataaactctaTAATTTTATTGTGTGCGCTCAGAATTCAACATATATATAGATTTATAGTATACGATAAATTATTAAAGttaaatgcaaaaaaaaaaaaaaaaatcgtattATCACGACAATCATACGTTTTAGTCGTTTCCATTTATTTCAATGTTCACAAGAAAAAAATTACATGAAATATAAGTGACTTAAGATTTTAAATGGGAAAAGAAAAACGagaaaattgaaagaatattatcattatagatatatttttatatcttGTTTCATGTTATGAACCTTAACAAAAAGATGGTTTGATCGTCATATGTGTTACAAACAGAACATTAAGTGACTTCGGAGATTACCCGAGGAAACCCTTTGACACTACCCAAATCCATGTTAGAATAATAAAAATTGTAAGAGCAAAATATGTCAAAATGAGAGCTTACCTTTAAAATGTCAAGAAATGATCTATTCATAAAACGTTTGAAGGCTAAAAGCAATTAGACCCGTTTTGAGCTTGGACCCAATATGAACCTGACTTTAATATCGCAGTGGATCTCAATTTGCTTTTTGTGGATTTATCTAATgattcaaataattattttgaccaCAACCCATCAATACAAAACTTAATTTAACacatcaattcaaataaaaattaggATTTTGGAAATGTAAGTTGTTCTACTTTAAATTTTAGTCATGcaacttttcaaattttgattttcattcTATAACGTGggttgtttttgttttgatcATTTTTTGCCAGAAATCATTTAATCCAACAAAAATTACTTATTTTAAATCAATATTCTCCTACGTAGCTCATGTGTCGATAATAAAACACACACTCTTctacttgaaatttgcatattttttcatttttggtcGTATTAcagtaaaattttatttttaataatctaacttatatatttttttccctaTAACATATTAAAGATTGGATTTTTCGCgtttattttgaaaccatttCTTCtacactaaaaataaaaattatattgcCTAAGCTTTCATTGCCGTGTTCTCTCTATCTTATTTTTCACACAACAAGTGTTTACAATGCTCCCAATTAACACTCACAAAGAAAGCatattaatttgttttttaaattcgTTATTAGATGTGATTAATTCCtttatttgtaaagattcattttcatttttagaagaaaatttttcaaattCTGAATCATAAGACTAGAAGAGTCAATTAAGAGATTAGgaatttttttgaatatttcttcatttaattgTTTATTCAATCTACAATAATTAGCAGTATGtctttttttaagaaatttataatattcaatatctttaaaagattttttaggataatatttgaaaattttaattttcttataAGGTATCTTATAAAattcttcttttgatttaaaatttttcttattctatttaaaaaaatttatatatatagaaatatATATAGAAAAACTTCCAAACATCATGAATTTACGAGGGTTTTCTAAATTCTCCAATGTCTGGAAGTGCATTTTAAAATTCTTACCAGTGATTATATTTCACGATCGTTAAGGAGCTAGCTAGTTAAATTGTATATCATAGAAGCACAGATCTTAATTATGTAAAAGCATCCCAAAACATATATTTTACGTATCAGAGGTGTATGGAATGATTCAAGGATGTCGAATCTCGTCATTTGCAcaaaaaatgatgtcaaaatatCTTATACATCCCTGGTACTGAAGCATGATAAATTATGAATTATATGAAATTTtaagattaaattaaattttttttgttattttatattttatttttgggtgaaaaaattatgaaaaaatttaaaatataaaaaacttatatattgttgaaaaatatgagttgtaatatttgaatgttgaaaataagaaagttgaatgttgaaaataagagttgtaaatattaaaaattaatgtgTAATAATgtatgtaatgatgtatttatttttgtattattttcaaataaattgtataaatagatctctcattagtgaagaaaataacaattgagtagagagaaaattttataaaatgtaatttgatatattttgagagttttgagatttttacttttttacagtaaatttttacttttaacacaTTATCAGCACGATACTCAAAGATTCGGTTCTCCATATTTTTTCAAACTCCAAAACACAAGAAAAAATGTAACAATATTCAAAAGTAAAAGTATTTACTTTACTGTCTATTTATGtatattgtgtatatatttaatatataatatcatattattatataaaaagagtCTATGAGACCTCATCATAATAACATGATGTGATTATATTATTGTAAtgcttatataattttattgtattattgtttatttattgtatatatatatttgaataatatcatgttattaCATAAAAAGAGTCTCTGATACCTCATTATAATATTGTGATAtgatacataattatttaaacatgattaacattatatacatcatattaataccataaaatttacatatacatacatttattttttaagaaCTTGTAATGGTcataaacggctagtttttacCCTATAAGTATGACTTCACAAACACATTTAATCACTCCAAACTTATTCTTCCTCcataaaaattttcttcatcaaaattttcgaagaagaagatgatgacTCTTTCAAGGTTATTTTGTATAATTATTTGGTTTATTATACTCACTAGTCTTGTATTTATTGGATAATATATGCCTCgcattttttctttatttttaagaatgcTTGTACCTGTAATTTATCcgttactttttattgtcatATTAATAGAACTTAACAAATAAAATGCATTGTTATTTTTCTAGTACCACAATGTCAAACTtggcaaagctcgaatttgttgcgctcgataTTACAGTgaaaaattatatgtcatggactctcgatgtagaaatgcatcttgagtcattgagTCTAAGCGAGactattaaagaaaatggtaAATCTTCGTTACAAGAAAAGGCAAAAGCAataatatttttgcgtcgacatcttgaGGAAgatttaaaatgtgaatatctcatCGAAAAAGATCTCATGGATATGTGGAAATgataaaagaaagatttgaacatataagggaagttatacttccgaccgacCGTGATGAATAGAATATGTTGAGATTCAAGACTTTAAGAAAGttagtgattacaattcggcgatgtatcgaataatctcgcaattaaaattttgtggacacgAGGTTACAGAATCGAAAatgcttgaaaaaatattttccacgtttcatgtATCAAATATAACTCAACATCAATAATATAGAgtgcgtggatttgcgagatattcttaACTtatcatcgcctgtcttcttgtggcggaaaagaacaacgagctgctaatgagaaatcatcagtcccgacccactggatcaacaacatttccagaagtaaatgttgtaagtaaaaatgaatttaaacatgtaaatcaaaatcaaattcgGAGACAAGGTGtgggtcgaggtcgtggacgtgaaAGTGATCGTGGTCGTGTCActgccgtggttttgaaaaaaatcgagatagttatttttataactcatctcaaaaggacGTCACGAACCACCcactgaaaaggcatcatgagaacatgagtggtaatgaaaatcactcaaaacgatttgaaagttcttgttttagatgcggtactccaggacattggtctcaTATCTGTCGAGCCCCCGAGCACCTTTATAAGCTCTATAAAGAATCTATAAA is part of the Primulina eburnea isolate SZY01 chromosome 1, ASM2296580v1, whole genome shotgun sequence genome and encodes:
- the LOC140813937 gene encoding caffeic acid 3-O-methyltransferase-like, yielding MEKQVRDIYYKHGKDEDDEAFVECLVACGSHILQSVLMASIQLDLFDIIGKSGDGAHVSAFEIASQLQARNVEGAVGVLDSMLRVLVTQSFLTCSTIDHASTTELRYGLAPKGKFFVSDERGVSLAQFYALASQRESSNPSIGLKDAVLQGGFLLENAQTFFELLASNPQSNKIFNDAMGCVSTPTMKQILKVYNGFEGLHTIVDVGGGNGATLDMIISMHSSISGINLDSPEVIRTAPNSKGVKHVGGDMFVEVPKGDAIILKSVLHDWVAERCVKLLKNCYKALPKKGKVIVIESILPDQIPQTDVYSRYVSLLNVFMLSMNGKERTKGEYEAMATQAGFAEFKVVCRAYGSWVMELVKL
- the LOC140840087 gene encoding uncharacterized protein; amino-acid sequence: MKLFDGDESENNELSKIQIDHEFAKRYEYNKKREDLQRFEELRKNGRVGVSGSDSEDSSFSDEAFSLKPSKNKDFDFFDALIKVKNQDPVLKDKDAKLFYSDSESNSENESDIGNERRKGGTGDGRKGKKPMYLKDVISKQLIETGPEFDDEQDDQMVSKGKNNGNKVKTYNEEQEEFTRDILKAIEEGNNHEEEDGDFFRVKEGDDAEEEEEESEIGNKLDEYFGEDENLDAESMFLKDYFREKMWLGDGRSNDAGEMFLKDYFHINM